The Longimicrobiaceae bacterium genome contains a region encoding:
- a CDS encoding IS5/IS1182 family transposase, with protein MSNRKAYPSDVSDEEWAFVAPYLTLLPVTAG; from the coding sequence ATGTCGAATCGCAAAGCGTACCCCAGTGATGTCAGCGACGAGGAGTGGGCCTTCGTCGCGCCGTACCTGACCCTGCTGCCGGTCACGGCGGGCC